TCCAGCTTTTACCCTCTGGCCATTTTTTACTTCAATGCGGAGTTCTGCGGGAAGGTAAAGATCTACCCTGGAGCCAAAGCGGATCATGCCAAAACGTGACCCTTTGGTTAAAGTATCTCCTTTTTCAGCCCAGCAAACGATTCGTCGGGCAATCAGGCCGGCCATCTGGACACAGGCTAGTCGACGATTACCAATGGTGCTAAGGATTAATGCGCAGGTTTCGTTCTCCAGGCCGGCCCGCATCGAGTCGGCGGAGTAAAATTTTCCGGAAGAGTATATGATCTGCTCAACAGTTCCCGTGATTGGTGTCCGGTTGACGTGGACATCAAAAACGTTCATAAAAATGCTGATTTTCTGGACATCTGCCATCAGGAAACGATCATCGTGAACTTTGGGGTCAATCACGATGATTCGCCCGTCTGCCGGGGATATCAGCGCCAAGTCGTCATTGGGAACAATTCGAGAGGGGTCACGGAAAAAATAGAGGACAAAGGCGGTGACTGCCAGGCCGGTCAAAGTCGCAACTTGCTGATTGAGCAGGGCCATGATTACTGTGGCAAAGGCGGCAAACAGGATGAATGGAACGCCCTCATTCGCAACTGGAATGCGTATTGATTTCATAAGGTTACTTGATAGACTCGCAACAAGGTG
This genomic interval from Desulfobulbaceae bacterium contains the following:
- a CDS encoding phosphatidylserine decarboxylase family protein; its protein translation is MKSIRIPVANEGVPFILFAAFATVIMALLNQQVATLTGLAVTAFVLYFFRDPSRIVPNDDLALISPADGRIIVIDPKVHDDRFLMADVQKISIFMNVFDVHVNRTPITGTVEQIIYSSGKFYSADSMRAGLENETCALILSTIGNRRLACVQMAGLIARRIVCWAEKGDTLTKGSRFGMIRFGSRVDLYLPAELRIEVKNGQRVKAGETILGRFPL